One genomic segment of Drosophila melanogaster chromosome 3L includes these proteins:
- the PolD2 gene encoding DNA polymerase delta subunit 2, with the protein MTNRLETKYENLSSIFRLKGHDYQKQFFHLYAHRLAEMTRLLTPLAQKKWGNKEPIKKLCELRGEQDVHCILIGTIFKHQAHKPSILRDISEENQLAPQPPRQNYSDPEDKIVLEDELQRVRLQGKLNGQLLATGVVCAALGGTDSDGFFNVEDILFYESGPQKPLAPIKRSRLLVLASGLDQLQAHKFVEALNLFQYWLAGSLGNNKEAGSMVRLIVAGNSVRASAMAHVPTLQVARTQANANDTVQAVSQLDQWFASWARSLPVDIMPGPYDPANFMLPQQPFHKCMFPQAAQLATFQAVTNPYSCRLDEALVVGTSGQNVSDLLRSTSLDSALEALRCTLTWGHVAPTAPDTLACYPYIESDPFILRECPHVYYAGNCESFATELHEGSEGKRTRLVCVPSFSKTQSVAVVDLDTLDCRMVNFSVDAE; encoded by the coding sequence ATGACCAACCGCCTGGAGACCAAATACGAGAACCTGAGCAGCATTTTCCGGCTAAAGGGACATGACTACCAAAAGCAGTTCTTCCATCTGTATGCCCACCGCCTGGCCGAGATGACGCGTCTCCTAACGCCGCTGGCCCAGAAGAAGTGGGGCAACAAGGAGCCCATCAAAAAACTGTGTGAGCTGCGGGGTGAACAGGACGTGCACTGCATCCTGATCGGCACCATTTTTAAGCACCAGGCTCACAAGCCCAGTATCCTCCGGGACATTTCTGAGGAGAATCAGTTAGCGCCACAGCCGCCAAGACAGAACTACTCGGATCCGGAGGACAAGATTGTTCTGGAGGATGAACTGCAGCGGGTTCGACTTCAGGGCAAGCTAAATGGACAGCTCTTAGCCACTGGAGTTGTGTGCGCTGCCCTCGGTGGAACAGACAGTGACGGATTTTTTAACGTGGAGGATATACTCTTCTACGAAAGTGGACCTCAGAAGCCACTGGCCCCCATTAAAAGAAGCCGCCTCCTGGTGCTGGCGTCTGGGTTGGACCAACTGCAGGCCCACAAATTTGTGGAGGCATTGAATCTCTTTCAGTACTGGCTGGCCGGCAGTCTTGGAAACAACAAGGAAGCGGGCTCCATGGTGCGTCTTATCGTGGCTGGAAACTCGGTGAGAGCCAGTGCCATGGCACATGTGCCCACCCTACAGGTGGCACGCACCCAGGCGAACGCAAATGACACAGTCCAGGCCGTTTCCCAGCTAGACCAGTGGTTTGCCTCATGGGCACGCAGTCTGCCCGTCGACATAATGCCGGGACCCTACGACCCGGCCAACTTTATGCTGCCCCAGCAGCCGTTCCACAAGTGCATGTTTCCCCAGGCTGCTCAACTGGCAACTTTCCAGGCGGTGACTAATCCGTACAGCTGCCGGCTGGATGAGGCCCTGGTGGTAGGCACATCTGGCCAGAATGTATCGGATCTGTTGCGCAGCACTTCGCTGGACTCGGCGCTGGAGGCCCTTCGCTGCACCCTCACCTGGGGACATGTTGCTCCCACTGCACCGGACACTCTAGCGTGCTACCCGTACATCGAAAGTGATCCCTTCATCCTGCGCGAGTGTCCGCACGTTTACTACGCCGGCAACTGCGAGTCGTTTGCGACCGAGCTGCACGAGGGTTCCGAAGGCAAGCGCACCCGCCTAGTCTGCGTGCCCAGTTTTAGCAAAACACAGAGTGTGGCCGTCGTTGACCTGGATACGCTGGATTGCCGCATGGTCAACTTTAGCGTAGATGCAGAATAA
- the CG2021 gene encoding uncharacterized protein: MSGLESYINHTVSIITADGRNFIGTLKGFDQTINIIIDECHERVFSTTSGIEQIVLGLHIIRGDNIAVIGLIDETIDSRLDLANIRGEPLGPVVH; this comes from the coding sequence ATGTCCGGTCTGGAGTCGTATATCAATCACACAGTCTCCATCATTACGGCAGACGGACGGAACTTCATCGGGACACTCAAGGGATTCGACCAGACCATCAATATCATCATAGACGAGTGCCATGAGCGCGTCTTCTCTACCACCTCCGGCATCGAGCAAATCGTGCTGGGACTGCACATCATCCGGGGGGACAACATCGCGGTGATCGGACTGATAGACGAGACCATCGACTCCCGCCTGGATTTGGCCAACATTAGGGGCGAGCCGCTGGGTCCCGTGGTGCACTAG
- the mRpL46 gene encoding mitochondrial ribosomal protein L46 → MLRRIVQVGARELSRAQSSTASAEKWDLYAGVLVERLPVVSKSLNPLEKQFQDLLWRVEYENSLKSDHELKHEREIVQAELIKQGKIQVDLEDAGSKQTAQDLKDAYVEELKKFQLGSRTTPDDQANRTTSTDRCLDDTLYLLVQQKLGQQEHLILPQGKREEGESMRQTAERVLRESCGQELQVLFYGNAPVGFHKYKYPRNQRTETVGAKVFFYRASLRSGQVPENLTKFEWLPKEALNEKLTNTAYAQSVKKFLL, encoded by the coding sequence ATGCTGCGTCGCATTGTCCAAGTGGGTGCCCGGGAGTTGAGCCGAGCCCAATCGTCAACCGCCAGCGCGGAAAAGTGGGACCTGTACGCCGGAGTGCTCGTAGAGCGTCTCCCTGTGGTGTCCAAGTCCCTTAATCCGCTGGAAAAACAGTTCCAAGACTTGCTATGGCGCGTGGAGTACGAAAACAGCCTGAAGTCTGACCATGAACTCAAGCATGAACGTGAGATCGTCCAGGCGGAGCTCATAAAGCAGGGCAAGATCCAGGTGGACTTGGAGGACGCAGGATCCAAGCAGACAGCTCAGGACCTCAAGGACGCCTACGTCGAGGAGCTAAAAAAGTTCCAGTTGGGCTCCCGCACCACGCCCGATGACCAGGCCAACAGAACCACCTCCACGGACCGCTGTCTGGATGACACGCTCTACCTTTTGGTACAGCAGAAGCTGGGCCAGCAGGAGCACCTCATTCTACCGCAGGGAAAGCGTGAGGAGGGAGAGTCCATGCGTCAGACTGCAGAAAGAGTGCTCCGCGAGAGTTGCGGCCAGGAGCTGCAGGTTCTTTTCTACGGCAACGCCCCAGTGGGCTTCCACAAATACAAGTATCCCAGAAACCAGCGGACGGAGACTGTCGGAGCCAAGGTCTTCTTCTACAGAGCATCCCTGCGGTCCGGCCAGGTGCCCGAAAATCTGACCAAGTTCGAGTGGCTTCCCAAGGAGGCGCTCAATGAAAAGCTGACCAATACAGCCTATGCCCAAAGCGTTAAAAAGTTCTTGTTGTAA